The sequence below is a genomic window from Desulfobulbus oligotrophicus.
CGAGGAGAATGGGCCTTCAAGGGATCTTCCCAGCGCTGATTTCCAGGCACTGACTTCGAAAAAAACCGGAGGAACGACCTGCTCAAAAGACTTTCGCAGGAACACGCAGATCCTCGCCCACAACCACTCAGCCCGAATCATCATAGATAAACCAACGCAACGATATTGCTCATGACGACTCCTTTTACCCATCTCCATGTTCATACCCAATACTCCATGCTTGACGGTGCCATCCGCGTCTCCGATCTGATTGAAAAAACGCAACAGTTCGGTATGGATGCAGTGGCGATCACCGACCACGGTGCCATGTATGGGGCTCTGGAATTTTATGTGAAGGCCAAAAAAGCCGGCATCAAACCCCTCGTCGGCTGCGAGTTCTACCTGGCTGAGAACGGCATGCACCTCCACAACCGCAGTGGTGGTCATAACTTTCATCTGGTTGCCCTTGCCATGAATGAGACCGGGTACCGCAATCTGATGAAGCTCGCCTCGCTTGCCCAGACCAAGGGGTTTTATTATCGACCCCGTATTGATTGTCAGACCCTTTATCAGCACAATGAGGGATTAATCATCCTCACCGCCTGTCTGAAAGGGGAGATTCCCTGGCGGCTGACCCACAACGATCCTGCCGGAGCCCGAAATCGGGCACTGGAGATGCAAAAGATATTCGGTGACCGTCTGTACCTCGAAATTCAGGAAAACGGTCTGCCTGAGCAAACCATTGCCAACGAGGGGCTTATGGCCCTGGCCGATGAGCTGGGTATCAAGCTGGTGGCCACCAACGATTGCCACTACCTTACGCAGGAGGAGTCCTACGCGCACGAGGTGCTGCTCTGCATCCAAACCGGCAGAACCATTGATGATCCCAATCGATTCCGGTTTAACACCAACCAACTGTTCTTCAAATCGGGTGACGAGATGGCAGCGCAATTCGGCTACTGCCCTCAAGCCCTGAGCAACACGCTGGAAGTGGCGGAGCGGTGCGACCTCCATCTTAAGCTCGGTGAATCTCATTTCCCAATTTTTCCGGTTAAAAAAGGAGAGACTTTAGACAGTGTTTTTGCTCAGACCTGTTGGGACGGCCTCAAAGAACGGCTTGATGACATGCATGAACTGGAGCCGGTTGGTGTTGAGACGGAAAAGATCTACCGTGAACGACTGACGCATGAGATCGATGTCATCCAGAAAATGGGATTTTCCGGTTACTTCCTCATTGTGGCTGACTTCATCAACTGGGCAAAACAACAGAAGATTCCGGTTGGCCCGGGACGAGGATCAGGGGCCGGCAGTCTGGCTGCCTACTGTCTGCAAATCACCAATATCGACCCCATTCCGTATGGACTCCTGTTCGAGCGTTTTCTCAACATCGAGCGAATGTCCATGCCTGACTTTGACATTGATTTCTGTAAGGACCGGCGGGACGAGGTGCTCGACTATGTCCGACAACGCTATGGTGGAGATGAACATGTGGCCCAGATTGTAGCCTATGGTTCGATGAAGGCCCGGGCTGTGCTCCGTGACGTCGGCCGGGTACTGGATATCCCCCTGCCGGTGGTCGACCGGATTGCCAAACTGGTGCCGGATGAACTGAAGATCACCTTAAAAAAAGCGATAGAAAAAGAACCGCGGTTGCGTGAAGCAATGAAAGAAGACGGTGTTCGGGAACTCCTCACCATTTCCCGAACACTCGAAGGTCTGTCCCGACACAAATCAACACATGCTGCCGGAGTGGTCATTTCACCGCAGCCGATGGTTGAATACCTGCCGGTCTGTATCGGCCCCAACAAGGAGATCCTGACCCAGTATGACATGAAGTACACCGAGAAAACAGGACTGATCAAGTTCGACTTTCTTGGCTTAAAAACCCTTACCGTCATTGACCGGGCACTCAAACTGATCACCTGCGACCTGAATATTGAGGTGGATCTTCACAAGATCCCGATGAACGATCCCAAAACCTATGCACTGCTCTGCCGGGGCGACAGCCTGGGAGTTTTTCAGCTGGAAAGTGACGGTATGCGCGAGTTGCTGATCAAAATGCAACCAGAGCAGTTCTCTGACCTGATCGCCCTGGTAGCCCTCTACCGCCCGGGCCCTCTTGACTCGGGAATGGTCGACACCTTTGTCGACACGAAACATGGCCGGAGGCCTGCCGACTATCCGCTCCCCCAGATCAAATCGGTGCTCCAGGAGACCTACGGTGTTATTGTCTACCAGGAACAGGTCATGAAAATCTCCAATATCCTCGCCGGTTACAGTCTGGGCGATGCCGATATCCTTCGGCGTGCCATGGGGAAAAAGATCGCGGAGGTTATGGAGAAGGAACGTGGGAAGTTTATGGCAGGAGCTGCAAAAAATAACATCCCCGAAGCAAAAGCTAAACACATCTTCGACCTGATGGCCAAATTTGCCGGTTATGGTTTCAACAAATCACATTCCGCAGCCTACGCTCTGATCGCGTACCAAACCGCCTATCTCAAAGCCCACTACCCTGCACAGTTTTTAGCTGCCCTTCTCTCCTGTGATGTGGAAAATACCGACAAGGTAGTAAAGTACATTAACGAATGTCGGCAGGAAAAGATTGAGGTTTTACCACCGGATATCAACGAATCGTTCAACGACTTCACAGTTGTCAACGATCGCATCCGATTCGGCCTGGCGGCCGTTAAAAATGTAGGCGGAGCCGCCCTTGATTCGATTTTTGCGGAACGAACTGCCGGTGGAAACTACCACTCACTGGCCGATTTCTGCAGCCGTATCGATTCTGCCAAGGTGAACCGCAAGGTCATTGAAAGCCTTATCAAGGCCGGTGCCTTTGATTCGCTCAATCCAAACCGAAAACAGTACATGGAAGTACTTGACCAATGTATTGATCGGGCCAAAGCTGTGCAACGAGACCGATTGAGCGGTCAGATGAATCTCTTTGCCATTGGGCAGTCCTCTGCACTCCCCAGCGGTGGAAATATTGAGATGGAATTACCCGTGGTGGAAGATTGGCCTCAACTGGAAAAACTTGCTTACGAAAAGGAGATGGTCGGCTTTTTTTTAACCGGTCATCCCCTGGAAGGTGTGTTGGAAGATCTGCGGCGCGTGGTCGATACCGACATCGTTGGTGTGGAAAAGTTGCGCGACGGCCAGGTCGTACGAATTGGTGGTCTGATGGCCGGTTATAAGGAGCATAAATCGAAAAAAGGCGAACGCATGGCCTTCACGGTCTTTGAAGACATGACTGCAAGTATTGAAGTGATTGTTTTTCCTTCGACATTCAGCCAATACAGTCAGTTTCTGACTAATGACCAGCCGCTGATCGTGCTCGGTACCGTCCAACAGGGAGAGCGTGGTGCCAAAATTGTGGCTCAGGAGATCCTGGGCCTCAACAAGACGTTGGAACAGTATACGGAAAAGGCTGTTATTACCCTGCAATCCACCAACACCTCACGGCAGCACATGCTGGAGTTAAAGGAGCTGCTCTATCAGTACCACGGCACAACACCGGTTTTGCTCACCCTCCAGTTTGCCGACCGGGGCGAGGTTGATATCCAGGTGCTCAAAGACATGAGCATCCGTCCAACCACTGACCTGTTTCACAAAATCACCCGGCTCTGCGGACGCAGATCGCTGGTTGTTCAGGTGGGGCAACCCGTACTGCAGCAGCGACGCAATGGAAACAGTCGCAACGGGTACCAAGCAGGGTGAGCAATAAAAAAAGCGGCCTGTTGTTTTGACAGGCCGCTTTTAAAATTCTGCAGATACTTGCCTTAATCAATAACCGCTGCCCGACACAGTTGATCAGATATTTTCAAAAATCTCGTACTGTGTCGGCTCTCCGAGCAATTTGTCGATCTCTTCTTGAATGGTGACCCGCTCTTTATTCAAGGTCCAGGCCCGCCAGTCATCCAGAGACTGCCAAGTGCTGATGACCATGCTCACACCCGGTTCATCAAGCCGGGTAAACGTTTCTCCTGAAACATATCCTTTCTGGCTCAGGGTCATTACCCTCATCTTACGAAGCAGCCCTTCAAGTTCAGAAGCCTGCTTATCCGCAACCTTTCGTTTGATCAATACTTTGACAGCCATGTGTTCCTCCTCTTGTGTTGGTGTATGCTGAGTCGACGTACACAACCAGACAGTGAACAGATGTGTTCCGTTTTCACTATAAACACTTCAGCCGCAGAAGCAAAGAAATGTCCGATCGTTTCACCAGAAAAATAAGTGAAATCAGCAGACCTCCTCACCATAACAGATTGTATTCAGGTCGGTAACTCCGCCTCCAGGAGGTGCAGCGTTACCGGATCTCCCTGGATACAACCGATACGTTCAGCTGCGCTGGCCTGATTCGCAGCTATTTCCACATGGCCGGAACTGTTGATCAGAACAAGCAGAGAACCGGGTGCTGCATCCTGGTAGGTTCGGACAAATTGACTGATCCGGTGATCACCAATCTGCAGAAAGTCAAAGGCGCTGGGTTCAAAAACAACGTCGCCTGCCTGAATGGAAGTCTGAATGTTACCGAAATGATCAATACGCTGCACCTGACCAGACACACAACCATCTTTTCTTACAGACTCCGGAACCAAAATCGTCCGGATCGACCCCGGTTCCACGGCCGGGCCAAACTGTTCCAGGTTCGTCGAAGCGGCCAGGACGGCGGCTACCGGAGCCATGATATCACGACCGTGAAAGGTGGCACTGACTGATGACCGGAAGAAATCCGGCCGCTCAACCCGATGGATCGTATCAATCCGGTTATCGGCAACCAGCATCGACAACACCCCATTGTCCGGTGCGACAAAAAAATGACCGTCTCCGGCGGCAACCAGGAGAGCGCGTTGCCCACCTACACCTGGATCAACAACGATGAGGTGAATGGTACCGTCTGGAAAATAATGATAACTGGAACGAATAACACGTGCGGCAGCAGCCACATCCCAGGCAGGGATCGCGTGGGTCAAATCAACGACAGTGATGGCTGAATATCCCTTGAACAGGGCACCTTTCAGTTGTCCGACATAGGGATCCTGCAATCCGAAATCAGTGGTCAGGGTAATGAGTACCAACGCTTTCTCCATGACACCTCATTCTGGAACTGCTCAGGATATATCCTCACCAACTCCTTTTGCCGTTGTTCTAAGGCACCAGCTCGCGATCAGCGTACCTTTTTAAAGAATATATCGACTGAGATCCTCATTTTCTGAAATATCAGTTAACTGCCGGCGGACATAGTCAGCGGTTACGGTGAAGTCCAGGTTGTCCCGATCCGAGGCATCAAAAGACAACTCATCCAGTACCCGCTCAATAATCGTATGCAGTCGACGGGCACCAATATCCTCAGTCCTTTGATTAACCTGCACCGCAATACGTGCCATCTCCCGAATGGCCTCTTCCTCGAAAACCAGTCGCACATCCTCGGTGGCCAACAGCGCCGTATATTGCTTGATAAGGGCATTTCGCGGTTCATTGAGGATACGAAAAAACTCCTCTTCACCCAAGGCATGCAGATTAACCCGGATGGGGAAACGACCCTGCAGCTCCGGTACCAGATCAGATGGTTTGCAGACATGAAAGGCTCCGCTGGCAATAAAGAGGATGTGGTCCGTCTTCACTGGTCCATACTTTGTGGAAACAGTGGTGCCTTCAACGATGGGCAGCAGGTCTCGCTGTACACCTTCCCGCGACACTTCGGGTGATCCGGAACCGGTGCCGCCACGCGAAGCGATCTTATCGATTTCATCCAGAAAGATAATACCTGACTGCTCGGTCCGCCGAATCGCTTTTTCTGCGATACTCTCGGTATCAATCAGCCGTTCCGCCTCCTCCTTTTTAAGAAGTTCCAGAGCCTCGGGAACCTTCACCTTTTTAAGTTGTTTTTTCTTGGGAAAAAACTTGGAGAAGGCCTCCTGCAGTGAACTCTGCATATCCTCCATGCCTGAAGAGGAAAAGACCTCCACCACCGGGGCTCCGCCGCCGGATGCCACCGACAGCTCGACCACACGATCGTTTAATTCGCCTTGCCGCAGCATCTCACGAAATCGTTCTCGAGTACTGTGACCACTACCCCACTCCTTCTGCTGATCAGTCCCATCGCCATCATAACCAAGGGGAATGGCAGTGGCCGGAGGAGGCATATCATGTCCGGACGGCCTTGGAAGAAGGACATCAAGCAACCGTTCTTCCGCCATAACTGCAGCCTTTTCCTGCACATCCTCTTCCGCCTCTTTTGTCACCATATTCACGGCAAGCTGGGTAAGGTCACGTATCATTGACTCAACGTCACGGCCAACGTATCCGACCTCGGTAAACTTAGATGCTTCAATCTTGAGAAACGGACTTTGAGCCAGATGGGCGAGACGACGGGCAATCTCAGTTTTACCAACCCCGGTCGGTCCGATCATGATGATGTTTTTCGGCGCAATCTCCTCTCGCAGCGGTGGTGCCACCTGCTGTCGCCGCCAGCGGTTACGCAGGGCTATGGCCACCGAACGCTTAGCCTCGGCCTGGCCGACAATGTATCGGTCGAGTTCAGCGACCGTTTGTCTCGGGGTCAATGAGTTGATACCTTTCATATTTTTTCAACAACAATATTGGTGTTTGTGTAAATGCAAATCGTTCCGGCAATCTCCAGAGCTGTTCGGGCAATGGCCTCCGCATCAAGGGTGGAATGCACAACCAGTGCTTTTGCTGCCGCCAGGGCATAAGGACCACCTGATCCAATGGCTAAAACACCGTCATCGGCTTCGATAACATCCCCGGTACCGGACAGCAGCAGAGAATGTTGCGCATCAACAGCGATGAGCATGGCCTCCAGTCGGCGCAGCATCTTGTCCATACGCCAGTCCTTCGCCAGTTCAACGGCGGCCCGCATCAAATTGCCATTAAATTGCTCCAGTTTCTGCTCCAGTCGATCATAAAGGGTAAACGCATCGGCAGTGGCACCGGCAAAGCCGGTAATCACCTGATCGTGATAGAGTCGCCTCACCTTACGCGCCTGATGCTTGATGATCGTGTTGCCGAACGACACCTGCCCGTCACCGGCGACAACGACCTGCCCTTTATGGCGAACAGCAAGGATGGTCGTGGAACGAATTTTGTCCATATTCCCCTCAATGGGTTGTGCTTAAAAGAGGCATGAAAAACAGCTGTTGTTCCTCTGGTTTCAATCGCAGATAAATAACGCCTTGTCTCTGCTCAACAGTCAGACATATGCCGTTGATGTATAAGCATGATGAAAAAAGACGTCAATGCCTCGCGTTGTTCCTCTATTCCTCCCGGGATCGCCTCGCCTGCGGATGCGCCTGATCGTAGACCCTGGCAAGATGGTCGATATTGAGATGCGTATACTTCTGAGTGGTTGACAGGCTCACATGCCCAAGAAGCTCCTGAACTGTACGCAGATCAGCACCCATCTCCAGGAGATGGGTGGCAAAGGAATGACGAAGGGCATGCGGAGTAACGTTAAGACCAATACCTGCCCGTATTCCGTAATCGCTCAAAAACCGTTCCACACTGCGGACACTGAGTCTGGTTCCCTGTCCGTTCAGAAACAGGGCCTGACGTTCAGCCTTTCTCCCGCGCTGGATACGGGCAACGATCAGACTTTCTCGTTCAGGCAGGTACTGTTGCAACATTTCATGGGCAGCCCGGCCAAACGGAATCATTCTTTCTTTATTCCCCTTACCCCGCACCCGAACCAGCTCCGCATCCCAATCAATATCTTCCAGATTGACCCCAACCAGTTCCGAAACTCGCATACCGGTGGCATAAAGCAGTTCCAGGATCGCCCGATCCCGTCGCCAATAACGATCCGTTGCCACAGGAGCCTCAAGCAGACTGAACACCTCATCAACAGTGAGAAACGACGGTATGTTTCGCCCGAGTTGCGGGCCGGCCACCCCGCTGACCGGATCAGCGGCAATCACCTTTTCACGCTGCAGAAAACGAAAGAAAGTACGTAATGAAGACAGCTTGCGAGCAACCGAGGCGCTTGCATTACCAGTGTACAGTGAGCCGACAAAGGCCTGTACATGGGTATTGGTAATCGACTGGACATCCAGATCTTCTCCGCAGTGCCGTTGAAATTCAAGGATATCACGCTGATAGCTTTCAGCAGTATGCCTCGAATAGCCGCGCTCCACCAGAATCCAGACCAGAAAACGTTCGATATATGCAGTCATAACCAAAGAGATGTTGAAACCCACCGGGAGAATGTATAGTATACCCGCTTACCCGGAAGTGCTGTAATCAGCAAATAAAATCGTGGAGTTTTGGTTGACGGAATCAACCCATGGCAAAAAATTCGTTTGAAAACGCGCTCACCAGATTGGAAAAAATAACAGAAGAGCTGGAAAGCGGAGATCTCAGTCTGGAAAAAAGTCTGGAAAAATTTACCGAAGGCATGACACTGGTCCATTTGTGTAACGGCAAACTCGAAGAGGCGAAAAGTCAGATCGAACTGCTGCTCAAAAAAGATGAGACCATTGTCAGCGTCCCTTTTACAGAGGAAGAAGGTGGAAATCCGAATCTACCTGGATGAACAGCGACAGCTGGTTGAAGAACGCCTGGCGCGTTACATGCTGGAGCCCATAGGTGTTTTTTCCCAACACATAGAAGCGATGCGCTACAGCCTCTTTGCCGGCGGCAAACGCATTCGTCCCATTCTCTGCCTGGCCGGAGCAGCGGCCATTAACAGCAGTGAGAATACCCGGAACCTGGCCATGCCGGTGGCCTGTGCCTTTGAGTTTATCCACACCTACTCTCTGATTCATGACGATCTGCCGGCCATGGATGACGATGATCTTCGCCGCGGCAAGCCGACCAACCATACGGTCTTTGGTGAAGCGGCCGCCATTCTGGCCGGAGACGGCCTGCTCACCCTGGCTTTCGAATTAGTCAGCGGCCCAGCGGCCACCGGAATTGCCGACAAGAGCCGTCTTCGCCTTATCCATACAATTGCCGGGGCTGCCGGCTCCCTCGGCATGGTGGGCGGTCAATCTTTAGACATGATCCATGCCGGTGAACAGATCGGCTACGACGAGCTCCGTCATATCCATCAAAGCAAAACCGGGGCACTGATCACAGCCTCTGTGGTCTGCGGCGGTATCGTTGCCGGTGCCGATGAAAAACAGGAGAGAGCCCTGAAAGCCTACGGTGACAACATAGGTCTTGCCTTCCAAATCGTCGATGATCTGCTCGATATCATGGCGACCACTGCTGAACTTGGTAAATCCGCCGGCAGTGATATCAAATCGGACAAGGTCACCTATCCATCCCTGTTCGGTGTTGAAACCTCGCATACCATGGCTAAGGAGGCGGTTCAGGAGGCGGTTGCCGCCCTGGCCCCCTTTGACCGGCAGGCTGACCCGCTGAGAGCTCTGGCTCATTACATCGTTGATCGTAAAAAATAAGTATGCAGAATGCAGATACCCCGGCAGCAGTGGCGACCCGTCTGCTGGACACCATCGACTCACCCCTTGATCTACGTCGACTCAGCCTGATACAACTTATGCAACTGGCTGATGAACTGCGCGACACCATCATCACCACTGTTGCAGAAAACGGTGGCCACCTTGCCCCCAGTTTAGGTGTTGTTGAGCTTACCCTGGCTTTACATGTGGTGTTCAACACCCCCTATGATCGTTTGATCTGGGATGTAGGTCACCAGACCTATGCCCACAAGTTACTGACCGGCCGCCGCGAACGTTTCCATACTTTGCGTCGCTTCAAGGGAATCA
It includes:
- the xerA gene encoding site-specific tyrosine recombinase/integron integrase → MTAYIERFLVWILVERGYSRHTAESYQRDILEFQRHCGEDLDVQSITNTHVQAFVGSLYTGNASASVARKLSSLRTFFRFLQREKVIAADPVSGVAGPQLGRNIPSFLTVDEVFSLLEAPVATDRYWRRDRAILELLYATGMRVSELVGVNLEDIDWDAELVRVRGKGNKERMIPFGRAAHEMLQQYLPERESLIVARIQRGRKAERQALFLNGQGTRLSVRSVERFLSDYGIRAGIGLNVTPHALRHSFATHLLEMGADLRTVQELLGHVSLSTTQKYTHLNIDHLARVYDQAHPQARRSREE
- a CDS encoding SAM hydrolase/SAM-dependent halogenase family protein, which codes for MEKALVLITLTTDFGLQDPYVGQLKGALFKGYSAITVVDLTHAIPAWDVAAAARVIRSSYHYFPDGTIHLIVVDPGVGGQRALLVAAGDGHFFVAPDNGVLSMLVADNRIDTIHRVERPDFFRSSVSATFHGRDIMAPVAAVLAASTNLEQFGPAVEPGSIRTILVPESVRKDGCVSGQVQRIDHFGNIQTSIQAGDVVFEPSAFDFLQIGDHRISQFVRTYQDAAPGSLLVLINSSGHVEIAANQASAAERIGCIQGDPVTLHLLEAELPT
- the xseB gene encoding exodeoxyribonuclease VII small subunit → MAKNSFENALTRLEKITEELESGDLSLEKSLEKFTEGMTLVHLCNGKLEEAKSQIELLLKKDETIVSVPFTEEEGGNPNLPG
- the hslU gene encoding ATP-dependent protease ATPase subunit HslU, whose product is MKGINSLTPRQTVAELDRYIVGQAEAKRSVAIALRNRWRRQQVAPPLREEIAPKNIIMIGPTGVGKTEIARRLAHLAQSPFLKIEASKFTEVGYVGRDVESMIRDLTQLAVNMVTKEAEEDVQEKAAVMAEERLLDVLLPRPSGHDMPPPATAIPLGYDGDGTDQQKEWGSGHSTRERFREMLRQGELNDRVVELSVASGGGAPVVEVFSSSGMEDMQSSLQEAFSKFFPKKKQLKKVKVPEALELLKKEEAERLIDTESIAEKAIRRTEQSGIIFLDEIDKIASRGGTGSGSPEVSREGVQRDLLPIVEGTTVSTKYGPVKTDHILFIASGAFHVCKPSDLVPELQGRFPIRVNLHALGEEEFFRILNEPRNALIKQYTALLATEDVRLVFEEEAIREMARIAVQVNQRTEDIGARRLHTIIERVLDELSFDASDRDNLDFTVTADYVRRQLTDISENEDLSRYIL
- the dnaE gene encoding DNA polymerase III subunit alpha is translated as MTTPFTHLHVHTQYSMLDGAIRVSDLIEKTQQFGMDAVAITDHGAMYGALEFYVKAKKAGIKPLVGCEFYLAENGMHLHNRSGGHNFHLVALAMNETGYRNLMKLASLAQTKGFYYRPRIDCQTLYQHNEGLIILTACLKGEIPWRLTHNDPAGARNRALEMQKIFGDRLYLEIQENGLPEQTIANEGLMALADELGIKLVATNDCHYLTQEESYAHEVLLCIQTGRTIDDPNRFRFNTNQLFFKSGDEMAAQFGYCPQALSNTLEVAERCDLHLKLGESHFPIFPVKKGETLDSVFAQTCWDGLKERLDDMHELEPVGVETEKIYRERLTHEIDVIQKMGFSGYFLIVADFINWAKQQKIPVGPGRGSGAGSLAAYCLQITNIDPIPYGLLFERFLNIERMSMPDFDIDFCKDRRDEVLDYVRQRYGGDEHVAQIVAYGSMKARAVLRDVGRVLDIPLPVVDRIAKLVPDELKITLKKAIEKEPRLREAMKEDGVRELLTISRTLEGLSRHKSTHAAGVVISPQPMVEYLPVCIGPNKEILTQYDMKYTEKTGLIKFDFLGLKTLTVIDRALKLITCDLNIEVDLHKIPMNDPKTYALLCRGDSLGVFQLESDGMRELLIKMQPEQFSDLIALVALYRPGPLDSGMVDTFVDTKHGRRPADYPLPQIKSVLQETYGVIVYQEQVMKISNILAGYSLGDADILRRAMGKKIAEVMEKERGKFMAGAAKNNIPEAKAKHIFDLMAKFAGYGFNKSHSAAYALIAYQTAYLKAHYPAQFLAALLSCDVENTDKVVKYINECRQEKIEVLPPDINESFNDFTVVNDRIRFGLAAVKNVGGAALDSIFAERTAGGNYHSLADFCSRIDSAKVNRKVIESLIKAGAFDSLNPNRKQYMEVLDQCIDRAKAVQRDRLSGQMNLFAIGQSSALPSGGNIEMELPVVEDWPQLEKLAYEKEMVGFFLTGHPLEGVLEDLRRVVDTDIVGVEKLRDGQVVRIGGLMAGYKEHKSKKGERMAFTVFEDMTASIEVIVFPSTFSQYSQFLTNDQPLIVLGTVQQGERGAKIVAQEILGLNKTLEQYTEKAVITLQSTNTSRQHMLELKELLYQYHGTTPVLLTLQFADRGEVDIQVLKDMSIRPTTDLFHKITRLCGRRSLVVQVGQPVLQQRRNGNSRNGYQAG
- a CDS encoding antibiotic biosynthesis monooxygenase family protein encodes the protein MAVKVLIKRKVADKQASELEGLLRKMRVMTLSQKGYVSGETFTRLDEPGVSMVISTWQSLDDWRAWTLNKERVTIQEEIDKLLGEPTQYEIFENI
- the hslV gene encoding ATP-dependent protease subunit HslV, whose translation is MDKIRSTTILAVRHKGQVVVAGDGQVSFGNTIIKHQARKVRRLYHDQVITGFAGATADAFTLYDRLEQKLEQFNGNLMRAAVELAKDWRMDKMLRRLEAMLIAVDAQHSLLLSGTGDVIEADDGVLAIGSGGPYALAAAKALVVHSTLDAEAIARTALEIAGTICIYTNTNIVVEKI
- a CDS encoding polyprenyl synthetase family protein; this encodes MEIRIYLDEQRQLVEERLARYMLEPIGVFSQHIEAMRYSLFAGGKRIRPILCLAGAAAINSSENTRNLAMPVACAFEFIHTYSLIHDDLPAMDDDDLRRGKPTNHTVFGEAAAILAGDGLLTLAFELVSGPAATGIADKSRLRLIHTIAGAAGSLGMVGGQSLDMIHAGEQIGYDELRHIHQSKTGALITASVVCGGIVAGADEKQERALKAYGDNIGLAFQIVDDLLDIMATTAELGKSAGSDIKSDKVTYPSLFGVETSHTMAKEAVQEAVAALAPFDRQADPLRALAHYIVDRKK